TCTGAGATTTACAGCATGGGCCTGGGACAAGGACAGGGTTCTTTTATTGAAAGACAGTTAATCTTTGCCGGTTTTGGTTTACTGGTATTTTTTATTTTGGCTGGTTTGGATTATCATCATGTTTCTTCTTATCATGGTTATCTTTATCTGGGAGCGCTTTTTCTTTTACTAGCGGTTTTATTTTTTGGGCAGACAATTAGCGGAACTAAGGGTTGGTTTGGTTTTTTCGGTTTAGGAATCCAGCCAGTGGAGTTTGCCAAACTGGCTTTATTGATTTTCTTGGCTCGTTATTTTTCTAAAGTTTCTCCAAACAACAGACCGCTTAAGCATTTATTTATTACCGGTGGAGCTGCGGCTTCTTTGATTTTTCTGGTTCTTTTACAGCCTGATTTTGGTTCAGCCATGGTTTTATTCTTCCTGTGGTTTTTGATGATTATAGCGGCTGGTTTTAAATTTAAATACATTTTAAGTCTTATTTTAATCGGACTTTTGCTTTTTAGCATAGCTTGGCAGTTTTCTTTTAAAGATTATCAGAAACAAAGAGTTATGACTTTTTTAAGCCCAGCTTCCTCTTCGGCTGATTATAATGTTAGGCAAGCAATTATTGCGGTGGGTGCCGGTGGTCTTTATGGCAGGGGACTGGGTTTTGGTTCACAGTCTCAGTTACGTTTCTTACCAGAGGCTAATACTGACTTTATTTTTGCGGTTATTGCCGAAGAATTGGGCTTTATTGGAGTGTTAGTGGTTTTAGCTTGTTTTGGCCTTATTTTCTATCGTTTAGCTTCATCTGTTCCTAGAATACGTAGTTATTTCGGCTCTTTGGTAATTGTTGGTGGGGCTGGCTTGATTTTTTTACAAATGTTTGTTAATATAGGCATGA
This genomic window from Patescibacteria group bacterium contains:
- a CDS encoding FtsW/RodA/SpoVE family cell cycle protein, translated to MRRLLLFFRKIDWLFIGPIVILISFGLSEIYSMGLGQGQGSFIERQLIFAGFGLLVFFILAGLDYHHVSSYHGYLYLGALFLLLAVLFFGQTISGTKGWFGFFGLGIQPVEFAKLALLIFLARYFSKVSPNNRPLKHLFITGGAAASLIFLVLLQPDFGSAMVLFFLWFLMIIAAGFKFKYILSLILIGLLLFSIAWQFSFKDYQKQRVMTFLSPASSSADYNVRQAIIAVGAGGLYGRGLGFGSQSQLRFLPEANTDFIFAVIAEELGFIGVLVVLACFGLIFYRLASSVPRIRSYFGSLVIVGGAGLIFLQMFVNIGMNMGILPVVGLPLPFVSYGGSSLITGLAMAGIMQSIMMRATTKR